In Phaeobacter inhibens DSM 16374, the following proteins share a genomic window:
- a CDS encoding DUF3307 domain-containing protein, with amino-acid sequence MSDPLASLLGLLCLLQIKHMFADFYLQTPKMLSGRGEYLHAGRAQHAGVHVLGSIIAFVIMGAPVGFVLIICALEWVAHFNIDYCKACYSKRKELAPDMAVYWRAMGTDQALHQLTYLAMAAAWAHVSFG; translated from the coding sequence TTGTCAGATCCTCTTGCATCCCTGTTGGGATTGCTCTGCCTGCTTCAGATCAAGCACATGTTTGCCGATTTTTATCTGCAGACGCCCAAAATGCTGTCAGGTCGCGGGGAATATCTGCATGCAGGGCGCGCGCAGCATGCCGGGGTTCATGTATTAGGGTCGATCATTGCCTTCGTGATTATGGGGGCACCTGTCGGATTTGTTCTGATTATCTGCGCACTGGAATGGGTCGCCCATTTCAATATCGACTATTGCAAGGCCTGCTATTCCAAGCGCAAGGAGCTGGCCCCGGATATGGCTGTCTACTGGCGTGCAATGGGGACCGATCAGGCGTTGCATCAGCTTACCTATCTGGCGATGGCAGCCGCCTGGGCACATGTGAGTTTCGGATAG
- a CDS encoding Lrp/AsnC family transcriptional regulator, translating to MADNLENIFMNDGLTLDDRDRRILTLLQRDARMSNADLADAVGMSASALWRRVRTLEEAGVIERYGAVVNAKAMGLGFHAIVHVQLTRHDRDKLADFIRAVETSRLVQECYATTGQSDYHLRVLAPDLDAYNRFLEEFLFRLPAVASAQTNVVLRTIKRDEPVAP from the coding sequence ATGGCAGATAATTTGGAAAATATTTTCATGAACGATGGTTTGACGCTGGATGACCGCGACCGCCGCATCCTAACACTTCTTCAGCGGGATGCGCGGATGTCGAACGCGGATCTGGCTGATGCTGTCGGCATGTCTGCCTCAGCGCTGTGGCGGCGGGTGCGCACGCTTGAGGAGGCAGGCGTCATCGAGCGTTATGGTGCGGTAGTGAATGCAAAGGCGATGGGGCTCGGGTTTCATGCCATCGTACACGTCCAGCTGACACGTCATGACCGCGATAAGCTAGCGGACTTCATCAGGGCGGTGGAGACCAGCCGTTTGGTTCAGGAATGTTATGCGACCACCGGGCAGTCAGACTATCACCTGCGCGTGCTTGCGCCCGATCTGGACGCCTACAACCGATTTCTGGAGGAGTTTTTGTTCCGTTTGCCGGCAGTGGCCAGCGCGCAGACAAACGTGGTTCTGCGAACTATTAAACGCGATGAACCGGTGGCGCCTTAG
- a CDS encoding indolepyruvate ferredoxin oxidoreductase family protein → MTQLSHDFRSYQLDDRYDYTKGRVFLTGTQALARVMLDQARRDRSAGLNTAGFVSGYRGSPLGGVDLEFWRSRKRMDAHNITFMPAVNEDLGATAVLGAQQAILDPHCEVEGVFSMWYGKGPGVDRSGDALKHGNAYGSSEKGGVLVVAGDDHGCVSSSMPHQSDVAFMSWFMPVLNPADVSEFLQFGEYGFALSRYSGTWVGFKAVSETVESARSVELRPDRSFTYPELPDYPGGLHIRRSDLPSPEIETRIHAKLRAVRAFAEANPIDTRIYDLPKAKFGFVTTGKGHLDLMEALRLLGLDQAACKRLGIDIYKVGMVWPLARTEALRFVKGKQEVLVVEEKRGIIESQFKEYFYDWPGDKPERMVGKHDSQGNPLIPWTGELSPLTLVPIVAERLNRFFPEENLLDRANALTAQPPRLLNVPGATRTPYFCSGCPHNTSTKLPEGSKANSGIGCHVMASWMDRDTAGYAQMGGEGVPWTVASKFNGGKHVFQNLGEGTWYHSGSLAIRQAVAADTNITYKILYNDAVAMTGGQPVDGPVSVSGIAQTCRAEGVDRIALVSDDIEKFSKSEFPAGTSFHDRSDLDSVQRELREIPGVTVLIYEQTCATEKRRRRKRGTMEDPKRFAFINDLVCEGCGDCSVESNCLSVEPKETPFGRKRKINLSSCNKDFSCLNGFCPSFVTVEGATRRKKEVAALDASALTADLPSPALPSLKEPFDLLVTGVGGTGVVTVGALITMAAHLEGKGASVLDFTGFAQKFGTVLGYIRLSNTPEALHQVRIDQSAADAVIGCDVVVSSAPKASAHYRDGTKMVLNRAEMPTGDLVLRRDADLMANLRETSIADVIGADNLSGFNANEAAETLLGDAVLANVMMLGFAWQNGLVPVSLGALDQAIVLNGVAIEKNRLAFAIGRAFAHDPARLSDLYHEADAPEETLAELIDRRATFLTGYQDVAYAQSYTALLEVLRNALPSKGSDALVTAAARSLFKLMAYKDEFEVARLLSDDSFKHQLEAEFDGDFRVNYHLAPPLLSRKSDARGRPQKIQFGAWMRPALRLLAKGRRMRGSRWNPFGRHEEARLHRDLLAWYQTIITRTAEHYSHEHHDGWLKVLSAPMDIRGYGPVRMAAAEKVKAEVSARLETL, encoded by the coding sequence ATGACCCAGCTCAGCCATGATTTCCGCAGCTACCAGCTGGATGACCGATATGATTATACCAAAGGCCGCGTTTTCCTAACCGGCACACAGGCGCTCGCCCGGGTCATGTTGGATCAGGCCCGGCGCGACAGGTCTGCGGGACTGAACACGGCGGGTTTTGTCTCAGGGTACCGTGGCTCACCGCTGGGTGGGGTCGATCTGGAATTCTGGCGCAGCCGAAAACGCATGGACGCCCACAACATTACTTTCATGCCGGCAGTCAACGAAGACCTGGGCGCAACGGCTGTTCTGGGCGCGCAGCAAGCCATTCTCGACCCACATTGCGAGGTCGAGGGCGTGTTTTCGATGTGGTATGGCAAGGGACCGGGTGTCGACCGGTCCGGCGATGCGCTGAAACACGGCAACGCTTATGGCTCATCAGAGAAGGGTGGCGTTCTGGTGGTTGCGGGCGATGACCATGGCTGTGTCAGTTCCTCCATGCCCCATCAATCCGACGTGGCCTTCATGTCGTGGTTCATGCCGGTTCTGAACCCTGCAGATGTCTCTGAGTTTCTGCAATTCGGCGAATATGGTTTTGCCCTTTCGCGCTACTCCGGTACGTGGGTCGGGTTTAAGGCCGTCTCAGAAACCGTAGAGAGCGCCCGTTCGGTCGAACTGCGCCCGGATCGCAGTTTCACCTACCCAGAGCTTCCGGATTACCCTGGGGGGCTGCATATCCGCCGTTCCGATCTCCCCTCTCCCGAGATCGAAACCCGGATCCACGCCAAACTGCGTGCGGTACGGGCCTTTGCCGAGGCCAACCCGATCGATACCCGGATCTATGACCTGCCAAAGGCGAAATTCGGGTTTGTGACCACGGGCAAGGGTCACCTCGACCTGATGGAAGCGCTGCGGTTGCTCGGTCTTGATCAGGCCGCCTGTAAGCGTTTGGGCATCGATATCTACAAGGTTGGTATGGTCTGGCCGCTTGCTCGAACAGAGGCGCTGCGCTTTGTGAAGGGCAAACAGGAGGTGCTGGTCGTCGAGGAAAAGCGCGGCATTATTGAAAGCCAATTCAAGGAATACTTCTACGACTGGCCGGGCGACAAACCGGAGCGGATGGTTGGCAAACATGACAGCCAGGGCAACCCGCTGATCCCTTGGACCGGTGAACTGTCCCCTCTGACTTTGGTGCCGATTGTTGCAGAACGACTGAACCGGTTTTTCCCGGAGGAAAACCTGCTGGATCGGGCGAATGCCCTAACTGCGCAACCGCCCCGGTTGCTGAATGTGCCAGGCGCCACCCGCACGCCCTATTTCTGCTCGGGCTGCCCTCACAACACCTCGACCAAATTGCCCGAGGGCAGCAAGGCGAATTCCGGTATCGGCTGCCACGTCATGGCAAGCTGGATGGACCGCGATACCGCCGGCTATGCCCAGATGGGCGGCGAAGGTGTACCTTGGACAGTCGCCTCCAAATTCAACGGCGGCAAACATGTGTTTCAGAATCTTGGTGAGGGGACATGGTATCACTCTGGTTCGTTGGCCATTCGTCAGGCTGTCGCGGCCGACACGAATATTACCTACAAGATTCTCTATAATGACGCAGTTGCGATGACGGGCGGTCAGCCGGTAGATGGCCCTGTGAGTGTCTCAGGCATCGCCCAGACCTGCCGCGCCGAAGGCGTTGACCGGATCGCATTGGTGTCGGACGACATTGAGAAGTTTTCCAAATCAGAGTTCCCGGCAGGCACCAGTTTTCATGATCGCAGCGATTTGGACAGCGTCCAGCGTGAACTACGCGAGATCCCGGGCGTGACTGTCCTGATCTACGAGCAGACCTGCGCCACCGAAAAGCGCCGCCGCCGCAAACGCGGCACGATGGAGGATCCCAAGCGATTTGCCTTCATCAATGACCTGGTCTGCGAGGGCTGCGGCGATTGCTCTGTGGAATCCAACTGTCTCAGCGTTGAGCCAAAAGAAACCCCCTTTGGTCGCAAACGTAAGATCAACCTCTCCAGCTGCAACAAGGACTTCTCTTGCCTGAACGGCTTCTGCCCCAGTTTTGTGACCGTAGAGGGCGCGACACGACGCAAGAAGGAGGTCGCTGCACTGGATGCCTCGGCCTTGACGGCAGATCTGCCGTCCCCGGCTCTGCCGTCACTGAAAGAGCCGTTCGATCTTCTCGTGACAGGCGTTGGAGGCACCGGTGTGGTCACCGTAGGGGCGCTGATCACCATGGCAGCACATCTGGAGGGCAAAGGCGCGAGCGTGCTGGATTTCACCGGCTTTGCACAGAAGTTTGGCACAGTGCTGGGCTATATCCGGCTGTCCAATACACCGGAGGCCCTGCATCAGGTGCGCATCGACCAAAGTGCCGCAGACGCAGTCATCGGCTGTGATGTGGTCGTCAGCTCCGCCCCAAAGGCATCGGCCCATTATCGCGACGGTACAAAGATGGTACTGAACCGCGCCGAAATGCCGACAGGCGATCTGGTCCTACGTCGAGATGCAGACCTGATGGCCAATCTGCGTGAGACATCCATTGCAGATGTCATCGGCGCGGACAACCTGTCGGGGTTCAACGCAAACGAGGCCGCTGAAACCTTGCTCGGCGATGCTGTTCTGGCCAATGTCATGATGCTTGGTTTTGCCTGGCAGAACGGGTTAGTGCCGGTGAGCCTCGGCGCGCTGGATCAGGCAATTGTGCTCAACGGGGTCGCAATCGAGAAGAACCGCTTGGCTTTCGCAATCGGGCGCGCCTTTGCGCATGACCCTGCCCGGCTATCCGACCTGTATCATGAAGCGGACGCTCCAGAGGAAACGCTGGCAGAACTGATTGACCGGCGCGCCACCTTCCTGACTGGATATCAAGACGTCGCCTATGCACAGTCCTATACCGCGCTGCTGGAGGTGCTGCGCAATGCGCTCCCTTCAAAAGGGTCAGACGCGCTAGTGACCGCCGCCGCGCGATCTCTATTCAAGCTGATGGCCTACAAGGATGAATTTGAGGTGGCCCGCCTGCTGAGCGATGACAGTTTCAAACATCAGCTTGAGGCCGAGTTCGATGGCGACTTCCGGGTGAATTATCACCTCGCACCGCCACTTCTCAGCCGGAAGAGCGATGCGCGTGGGCGCCCTCAGAAAATACAATTTGGTGCATGGATGCGCCCCGCCCTGCGCCTTCTCGCCAAAGGTCGCCGTATGCGTGGCAGCCGCTGGAATCCATTTGGGCGCCACGAAGAGGCGCGTCTGCACCGCGACTTGCTGGCGTGGTATCAGACCATCATCACCCGCACCGCTGAGCACTATTCACACGAGCATCATGACGGCTGGCTGAAAGTGCTCAGCGCCCCGATGGATATCCGGGGCTATGGTCCAGTGAGGATGGCAGCGGCTGAGAAGGTCAAAGCCGAAGTCAGCGCCCGGCTGGAGACGCTTTGA
- a CDS encoding TetR/AcrR family transcriptional regulator has translation MADKPVLHRDDPDAAPLVGNIKVTRADWLNVAMDVLITDGVEQVKVLALAERMGVSRSSFYWYFKSRQDLLDALLTSWEQTNTIGMIGQAEAEAETIAAAVLNVFRCTANPQLFNTALDFAVRDWARRSGHVRNILDMSDARRIDALTAMFRRYDYAERDAETRAKVLYYMQLGYDMAGLNEPYDQRLSMTGAYLEVFTGQAASPEELAEFADYAREFWRP, from the coding sequence ATGGCAGATAAACCCGTTCTGCACCGTGACGATCCAGATGCCGCTCCGCTGGTTGGCAACATCAAGGTTACCCGTGCTGATTGGCTGAATGTTGCCATGGATGTTCTCATCACCGATGGGGTCGAACAGGTGAAGGTGCTGGCCCTGGCCGAGCGGATGGGTGTCTCACGCTCCTCGTTTTACTGGTACTTTAAGTCGCGACAGGATCTGCTCGACGCACTGCTGACCAGTTGGGAGCAGACCAATACGATCGGCATGATCGGGCAGGCCGAGGCAGAGGCTGAAACCATTGCGGCGGCTGTGCTGAATGTGTTTCGCTGCACCGCCAATCCGCAGTTGTTCAATACGGCGTTGGATTTCGCGGTGCGCGACTGGGCGCGCAGATCCGGTCACGTGCGCAATATTCTGGATATGTCTGACGCCCGGCGGATCGATGCGCTGACGGCAATGTTCCGGCGCTATGACTACGCGGAACGCGACGCGGAGACGCGGGCCAAGGTGCTCTACTATATGCAGCTAGGATACGATATGGCGGGCCTTAACGAGCCCTATGACCAGCGGCTCAGTATGACAGGGGCCTATTTGGAAGTGTTCACAGGGCAAGCGGCCAGCCCCGAAGAACTGGCCGAATTTGCTGACTATGCCAGAGAATTCTGGCGCCCTTGA
- a CDS encoding glutathione S-transferase family protein, producing MIFYDCSTAPNPRRARMFIAEKGLDIETRDISIAKGEQMSEEFRTINPQATLPVLATDDGLTLTENLGIAAYLEALHPEPPLMGRTPEEKGQVLMWHAIVEAQGGLPIAEALRNSHPAFAHRAIPGPENHAQIPELAERGLARTHKFFDLLEARLQQNTFVALDHLTLADIAAFVFVDFARVIKMRIPEGSIATRAWHDRIAARPSARL from the coding sequence ATGATATTTTACGACTGCAGCACTGCACCCAATCCGAGACGGGCGCGGATGTTCATCGCGGAAAAAGGTCTGGACATCGAAACGCGGGACATTTCCATCGCCAAAGGCGAGCAGATGTCGGAGGAATTCCGCACCATCAATCCGCAGGCAACGCTGCCGGTTCTGGCGACCGACGACGGGCTGACCCTGACTGAGAACCTCGGGATTGCAGCCTATCTGGAAGCGTTGCACCCTGAGCCTCCCTTGATGGGACGCACACCTGAGGAAAAGGGGCAGGTCCTGATGTGGCACGCGATCGTCGAGGCGCAGGGGGGTCTGCCCATCGCCGAGGCATTACGCAACAGCCACCCGGCCTTTGCCCATCGGGCCATTCCCGGCCCGGAGAACCATGCGCAGATCCCTGAGTTGGCGGAGCGCGGCCTTGCCCGAACGCATAAGTTCTTTGATCTGTTGGAGGCGCGATTGCAGCAAAACACCTTTGTTGCCCTGGATCATCTGACCCTTGCCGATATCGCTGCATTTGTTTTTGTCGATTTTGCGCGGGTTATCAAAATGCGTATCCCTGAGGGGAGCATCGCCACCCGTGCATGGCATGATCGGATCGCGGCGCGACCCAGTGCTCGACTGTAG
- a CDS encoding class I SAM-dependent methyltransferase — MSEQTTTTRLDLFIDRMVSQRACLDAAITQTAGRNEPVFELGLGNGRTFHHMRERIRDRDVYVFERAVASHPDSTPAEHLTILGDVRETLPAARSQFPAGASLIHADLGGHDREKNDAFARMISPLIEPLLAINGLMVSSDRMYFGALEEQPLPEEAVPGRCFIYRRTA, encoded by the coding sequence ATGAGCGAGCAGACCACAACCACCCGTCTGGATCTCTTTATCGACCGGATGGTGTCCCAACGGGCCTGCTTGGATGCAGCAATCACGCAGACGGCGGGCAGGAACGAACCGGTTTTCGAACTGGGCTTGGGCAACGGGCGCACCTTTCATCACATGCGGGAGCGTATCCGAGACCGAGATGTCTATGTATTTGAACGGGCGGTAGCATCACACCCGGACAGCACCCCGGCGGAGCATTTGACCATTCTCGGCGACGTCCGCGAGACTCTGCCTGCAGCGCGTTCCCAGTTTCCTGCGGGCGCCAGCCTGATCCACGCGGATCTGGGCGGACACGACCGTGAAAAGAACGATGCCTTTGCAAGAATGATTTCACCATTGATCGAACCGCTGTTGGCAATCAATGGATTGATGGTCTCCTCTGACCGGATGTATTTCGGCGCGCTGGAAGAGCAGCCGTTGCCGGAGGAGGCCGTGCCGGGGCGCTGTTTCATCTACCGCCGAACTGCCTGA
- a CDS encoding ABC transporter ATP-binding protein, with protein MTPLLSVENLSIGFGQGDPVVRDVNFSVAAGETVALVGESGSGKTVTCRAVLRILPKAAQIRHGRMLWRGANGAGERDLRLLGERQMRDIRGNEIAMIFQEPMRSLSPLHRIGNQVAEVLWLHGGKSESAAKREVLTCFERVGFADPERTYKSYPFELSGGMRQRAMIAMAMVAKPDLLIADEPTTALDVTTQAQVLGLMKDLQRDTGMAMILVTHDLGVVANMAEQVVVMHKGGVMEAGSAEAVLGAPAHPYTQALFKAAPQIPETPEPVTPVPSDDLILELRNVSKTYALRAGKGWSAPALVHACKELNLALPRGKTLAIVGESGSGKTTAARIALGAEIPDPGGEVLFRSAENATPIAVHDMNRSSRTAFQKAAQMVFQDPYSSLSPRMRVQDAMTEPMEIHGLGNRSSRRDRAAEMLRLVGLQPEMLLRYPHAFSGGQRQRLSIARALMLDPSLIVCDEPTSALDVSVQEQILRLLEDIRDQQQLSYLFISHDLAVVARIADEVAVMRRGMVVEQAPPETLFYNPQHPYTKALIAAQPEPSIERPINLKLVAQGAGSPDSWPDRFKFSGITAPPLVHVEPGHKVRCHV; from the coding sequence ATGACGCCTCTGCTGTCTGTCGAAAACCTCAGTATCGGATTTGGCCAGGGCGACCCGGTTGTGCGGGACGTGAATTTTTCCGTCGCTGCCGGAGAAACCGTTGCCCTCGTCGGTGAAAGCGGCTCTGGCAAAACCGTGACCTGCCGCGCCGTTCTGCGCATCCTGCCGAAAGCCGCGCAGATCCGGCACGGCCGGATGCTATGGCGCGGGGCCAATGGAGCTGGAGAGCGGGACCTGCGCCTCCTTGGCGAGCGGCAGATGCGCGATATTCGCGGCAATGAGATCGCGATGATCTTTCAGGAACCCATGCGCTCGCTCTCACCGCTGCACCGGATTGGCAATCAGGTTGCCGAAGTCCTTTGGCTGCATGGTGGCAAAAGCGAGAGTGCAGCCAAGCGGGAGGTTCTGACCTGTTTTGAACGTGTGGGCTTCGCCGATCCCGAACGCACCTACAAATCCTACCCGTTTGAACTGTCCGGCGGGATGCGCCAGCGGGCGATGATTGCCATGGCGATGGTTGCCAAACCTGATTTGCTGATCGCGGATGAGCCGACTACGGCGCTGGATGTGACAACACAGGCGCAGGTCCTCGGATTGATGAAGGATCTGCAGCGCGACACAGGCATGGCCATGATCCTGGTAACGCATGATCTGGGCGTGGTCGCCAATATGGCCGAGCAGGTCGTTGTCATGCACAAAGGCGGGGTGATGGAGGCCGGCAGTGCGGAAGCCGTTCTTGGCGCGCCCGCGCACCCCTACACTCAGGCTCTGTTCAAAGCGGCGCCGCAAATCCCTGAGACACCTGAGCCTGTCACCCCGGTGCCGAGCGATGACCTGATCCTTGAATTGCGAAACGTCTCCAAAACCTATGCGTTGCGCGCGGGCAAAGGCTGGTCTGCCCCGGCGCTTGTTCACGCCTGCAAGGAGCTGAACCTGGCATTGCCACGGGGCAAAACACTGGCGATTGTTGGCGAAAGCGGCTCTGGAAAGACCACTGCTGCGCGCATTGCTTTGGGGGCCGAAATACCAGATCCGGGTGGCGAAGTATTGTTCCGGTCCGCAGAGAATGCGACACCGATTGCCGTTCATGATATGAACCGCAGCAGTCGGACGGCCTTTCAAAAAGCTGCTCAGATGGTGTTTCAGGACCCCTATTCATCCCTTTCGCCGCGCATGCGGGTTCAGGATGCCATGACAGAGCCGATGGAGATCCACGGTCTGGGCAACCGCAGCAGTCGCCGGGACCGCGCCGCTGAAATGTTGCGACTGGTGGGGCTGCAGCCCGAGATGTTGCTGCGATATCCTCATGCATTCTCCGGTGGTCAGCGGCAACGACTGTCTATTGCACGTGCACTGATGCTGGATCCGTCGCTGATTGTCTGCGATGAGCCGACGTCCGCGTTGGACGTCTCGGTACAGGAGCAGATTCTACGCCTGTTGGAAGATATCCGCGACCAACAGCAGCTGTCCTATCTCTTTATCAGTCACGACCTCGCTGTTGTGGCCCGCATTGCAGACGAGGTGGCCGTGATGCGTCGTGGTATGGTGGTGGAACAGGCACCGCCTGAAACGCTGTTTTATAACCCGCAGCACCCCTACACGAAGGCACTGATTGCCGCCCAACCTGAGCCAAGCATCGAGCGTCCGATCAACCTCAAACTGGTCGCACAGGGTGCCGGATCACCCGACAGCTGGCCAGATCGCTTCAAATTCTCTGGCATCACTGCCCCGCCATTGGTGCACGTGGAACCCGGACATAAGGTACGATGTCATGTTTAA
- a CDS encoding ABC transporter substrate-binding protein has protein sequence MFNLRQSLKTLTTGAFLAHVLPLAIASSAIANPAELVESGFWEQEVKSGDLPPIAERLPQVPLVVDLEAKGREPGIQGGTLNTMVTRSKDIRQMVVYGYARLAGYDESYQLQPDILLGFEVEDNRRFTLKLRPGHHWSNGDPFTSADFEYWWKDVANNLLLNPTGAPDYLKVDDALPTVSFPDETTVIYEWAAPNPSFLHSLAQASPPFIYRPSAYLKQFHADYADPEKLAEEVDYARVKSWAALHNKLDNMYKFDNHELPTLQPWINATSGKKIRHLFVRNPYYHRLDSNGVQLPYIDTVEMEIVAGGLVAAKTNAGEADLQARGLGFRDIPILRKGETDGANYKTYLWGNGTASQIAIYPNLNVNDGQWRQVLRDTRVRRALSVAINRAGINKALYFKLAKPGAMTVLEASPFFDPALREAWAQYDPELANQLLDEAGLTERDGYGIRKLPDGRPMELVVETAGERQEVENALQIISDDWRDVGVKLVMRPLDRDILRNRVFSGTTMASVWFGWDNGLPQTYTSPAYLAPTDQVFLSWPKWGQYHQTGGDVGEAPDLEPAQKLMALWHDWEAAKTDEERTRVWQEMLKIHADEVYAIGLVAAAPQPVVVSNRLRNVPQKGIWAWDPGAHFGIYRPDEFFFEDGKG, from the coding sequence ATGTTTAATCTGCGCCAATCCCTGAAGACCCTCACAACCGGCGCGTTTTTGGCCCATGTTCTGCCCCTAGCCATAGCATCCTCTGCTATCGCCAATCCTGCTGAATTGGTCGAAAGCGGATTTTGGGAGCAGGAAGTCAAATCCGGCGACCTGCCACCGATCGCCGAACGGCTGCCTCAGGTGCCACTGGTTGTCGATCTGGAGGCCAAGGGGCGGGAGCCCGGCATTCAGGGAGGCACCCTTAACACGATGGTGACTCGGTCCAAGGACATCCGGCAGATGGTCGTCTATGGTTATGCCCGACTGGCGGGCTATGACGAAAGCTACCAGCTGCAGCCCGATATACTGTTAGGCTTCGAGGTTGAGGACAATCGACGTTTCACCCTGAAACTGCGGCCTGGCCATCACTGGTCGAATGGAGACCCATTCACCTCAGCCGATTTTGAGTATTGGTGGAAAGACGTCGCAAATAATCTGCTGCTCAATCCCACAGGCGCACCAGACTATCTGAAGGTAGATGACGCCCTACCGACCGTTAGCTTCCCTGACGAGACAACGGTGATCTACGAGTGGGCCGCACCCAACCCCAGCTTCCTGCACAGCCTTGCGCAAGCCAGCCCACCCTTCATCTATCGCCCGTCCGCCTATCTGAAACAGTTTCACGCAGATTATGCGGACCCTGAAAAACTTGCCGAAGAGGTCGACTACGCCCGGGTCAAGAGCTGGGCTGCGCTGCATAACAAGCTCGACAATATGTATAAGTTCGACAATCATGAATTGCCGACACTTCAGCCTTGGATCAACGCCACTTCGGGCAAGAAGATCCGACATCTCTTTGTCCGTAATCCCTATTACCATCGTCTCGACAGCAACGGTGTTCAGTTGCCCTACATCGACACTGTCGAGATGGAAATCGTGGCAGGCGGGCTGGTCGCCGCCAAGACCAACGCCGGTGAGGCAGATCTCCAGGCCCGCGGCCTTGGCTTTCGCGACATTCCAATCCTGCGCAAAGGCGAAACTGACGGCGCCAACTACAAGACCTACCTCTGGGGCAATGGCACTGCGTCGCAAATCGCCATCTATCCCAATCTCAACGTCAACGACGGCCAGTGGCGCCAAGTGCTGCGCGACACCCGTGTCCGCCGCGCATTATCCGTGGCCATCAACCGCGCAGGTATCAATAAGGCACTCTATTTCAAGCTGGCCAAACCCGGTGCAATGACGGTTCTGGAGGCCAGCCCCTTCTTTGATCCCGCCCTCCGCGAAGCTTGGGCACAATATGATCCCGAACTGGCCAATCAGCTTCTGGATGAGGCCGGTCTAACCGAGCGCGACGGCTATGGCATTCGCAAACTCCCCGATGGCAGACCAATGGAACTGGTTGTGGAAACCGCCGGGGAGCGGCAAGAGGTTGAAAACGCCCTACAGATCATCTCAGACGATTGGCGCGATGTCGGTGTTAAACTGGTGATGCGCCCGCTTGATCGCGACATCCTACGCAACCGGGTGTTTTCCGGCACTACCATGGCGTCGGTCTGGTTTGGGTGGGACAATGGCCTGCCCCAGACCTACACCTCGCCTGCTTATCTGGCGCCAACGGATCAGGTGTTTCTGTCCTGGCCAAAATGGGGCCAGTACCATCAGACCGGTGGTGACGTTGGCGAAGCTCCCGACCTCGAACCCGCGCAAAAGCTGATGGCACTCTGGCACGACTGGGAAGCGGCCAAGACCGATGAAGAGCGAACACGCGTTTGGCAGGAAATGCTGAAAATCCACGCTGATGAGGTCTATGCTATAGGCCTCGTCGCTGCGGCACCGCAGCCGGTTGTGGTCAGCAACCGGCTGCGCAATGTACCGCAAAAAGGGATCTGGGCATGGGATCCCGGCGCCCATTTCGGCATCTACCGCCCGGATGAGTTCTTCTTCGAAGATGGCAAGGGCTGA